One window of Anopheles cruzii unplaced genomic scaffold, idAnoCruzAS_RS32_06 scaffold00389_ctg1, whole genome shotgun sequence genomic DNA carries:
- the LOC128276053 gene encoding uncharacterized protein LOC128276053: protein MTSFSSVSQELKESARGSFEERVNNLRTAYRDVLEQGFFRNLQHDWLHRTAGAEPDLQPAAASDATLDPGSDASGSFIVLNGRKFPLAFFRNKNTAAEQQEEETIVHGPTETDRTAPAAANDDYANPYAVPTRRDRNVNRSRFHTARSRAWQDVPERLHVAELPFEAELLGTTRRKQHPSRLATQLDAHYRNELTHRSRIRRFLRTSAIAELRESCRRRLESFYHREYILAQAAKREQEAECYRQLAERCAELRQAMGIIRQERFSATMRVLDTMKPYFETSAQLERHLRGLRRRMTSLWNHVVHLESVWVRRLKLQNFQYLIMPKEWRERYDWIHQDATTGRLESFPESIARRDVVNLRDIAEGNDIWAVKRFYEEQYLAKDKPIHAAFPSSGALMAGVAELNTNSLTLLSRLDLMNWVKTNAEMESADAQRMLAQKIRSIRRFIQDTAERRQFHRKRSIELRQLFLQLADGPLKDCVQSERTREIESLVTVAYGKLLPADQRHTETSGSVALSAGVCFGFIFDIALRLLADFDRLPADRSRRIEQQVRFRRRLLLRQATRAADEQHRIGQLAVQLGRSLAPRPPKPDGKVKPRRSRLHRKEVPVMVPKPKVPKLDVIFRMAFGDGATMTPDERRHYEIDMIYQNFCSVQFDHFLRTIGYEPDYELVSEVERRDGPEESFFRQTELIPTVMKRLRLWQQMQALLRQRLIKRISQDLQAVGGT from the coding sequence ATGACTTCGTTCAGTTCGGTATCCCAAGAGTTGAAGGAATCAGCCCGTGGTTCGTTCGAGGAGCGGGTGAACAATTTGCGAACCGCCTATCGGGACGTCCTGGAGCAAGGCTTCTTCCGGAATCTGCAGCATGATTGGCTACACCGGACGGCCGGCGCCGAGCCGGATCtccagccggcagcagcctcCGATGCAACACTCGACCCTGGAAGTGACGCATCCGGTAGCTTCATCGTGCTGAATGGCCGCAAATTTCCGTTGGCATTTTTCCGCAACAAAAATACCGCGGCGGaacagcaggaggaggagACGATAGTTCACGggccaacggaaacggacCGAACGGCACCAGCGGCGGCGAACGATGATTATGCCAATCCGTACGCGGTGCCCACACGCCGGGACCGGAATGTGAATAGAAGCCGCTTCCACACGGCACGGTCTCGGGCCTGGCAGGACGTGCCGGAACGGCTTCACGTCGCAGAGCTTCCGTTCGAGGCCGAACTCCTAGGCACGACGCGCCGGAAGCAGCACCCGTCACGGCTGGCCACCCAGCTCGATGCACACTATCGCAATGAACTGACGCACCGGTCGCGGATTCGCCGTTTTTTGCGTACCAGCGCCATCGCCGAGCTTCGCGAGTCCTGCCGTCGACGGCTGGAGTCGTTCTATCACCGCGAGTACATCCTGGCGCAGGCGGCCAAGCGTGAGCAGGAGGCCGAGTGCTACCGGCAGCTGGCGGAACGTTGCGCGGAGCTACGGCAGGCGATGGGCATCATCCGTCAGGAGCGCTTCAGTGCGACCATGCGAGTGCTGGACACGATGAAGCCATACTTTGAAACCTCGGCCCAGCTGGAGCGCCATCTACGCGGGCTCCGGCGAAGAATGACGAGCCTCTGGAACCACGTGGTACACCTGGAGAGTGTGTGGGTGCGCCGGTTAAAGCTCCAGAACTTCCAGTACCTCATCATGCCGAAGGAGTGGCGCGAGCGGTACGACTGGATCCACCAGGACGCGACCACCGGACGACTGGAAAGCTTCCCCGAGTCGATCGCCCGGCGCGATGTGGTGAACCTCCGCGACATCGCCGAAGGGAACGACATTTGGGCCGTGAAGCGGTTCTACGAGGAGCAGTACCTGGCCAAGGACAAACCGATCCACGCGGCGTTCCCGAGCAGCGGCGCGCTAATGGCCGGTGTGGCCGAGTTAAACACCAACTCCTTGACGCTCCTGTCCCGGCTGGACTTGATGAACTGGGTAAAGACCAACGCCGAAATGGAGTCGGCTGACGCGCAGCGGATGTTGGCGCAAAAGATACGCTCCATCCGGCGCTTCATCCAGGATACGGCCGAGCGGCGCCAGTTCCACCGGAAACGCTCGATCGAGCTGCGCCAACTGTTCCTCCAGCTTGCCGACGGCCCATTGAAGGATTGCGTCCAGAGTGAGCGCACCCGGGAGATTGAGTCCCTGGTAACGGTGGCCTACGGGAAACTGCTGCCCGCGGACCAGCGCCACACCGAGACCAGCGGTTCCGTGGCGCTTTCCGCCGGTGTCTGTTTCGGGTTCATTTTCGACATCGCCCTCCGTCTGCTGGCCGATTTCGACCGGCTGCCGGCGGATCGGAGTCGCCGGATTGAGCAACAGGTCCGCTTCCGGCGTCGGTTGCTCCTGAGGCAAGCTACCCGGGCTGCCGACGAGCAGCACCGAATCGGTCAACTGGCCGTGCAGTTGGGCCGCTCGTTAGCTCCACGCCCTCCGAAGCCGGACGGAAAGGTTAAACCGCGCCGATCGCGACTTCATCGAAAGGAAGTTCCGGTGATGGTCCCAAAACCCAAGGTGCCCAAGCTGGACGTCATCTTTCGGATGGCGTTTGGCGACGGAGCCACGATGACGCCGGACGAGCGGCGCCATTACGAAATCGACATGATCTACCAGAACTTCTGCTCCGTCCAGTTCGATCACTTCCTGCGCACGATTGGCTACGAACCGGACTACGAGCTGGTGAGCGAGGTGGAGCGCCGGGACGGTCCGGAGGAGTCATTCTTCCGCCAAACGGAGCTGATACCGACGGTGATGAAACGGTTGCGGCTCTGGCAGCAGATGCAGGCGCTGCTCCGCCAGCGACTGATCAAGAGGATCTCCCAAGACTTGCAGGCCGTGGGAGGAACCTAG